One Falco peregrinus isolate bFalPer1 chromosome 6, bFalPer1.pri, whole genome shotgun sequence DNA segment encodes these proteins:
- the POLR2F gene encoding DNA-directed RNA polymerases I, II, and III subunit RPABC2 encodes MSDNEDNFDGDDFDDVEEDEGLEDLENAEEEGQENVEILPSGERQQANQKRITTPYMTKYERARVLGTRALQIAMCAPVMVELEGETDPLLIAMKELKARKIPIIIRRYLPDGSYEDWGVDELIITD; translated from the exons ATGTCTGACAACGAGGACAA CTTCGATGGGGATGACTTCGACGATGTGGAGGAGGATGAGGGCCTGGAGGACCTGGAGAACGCGGAGGAG GAGGGACAGGAGAATGTGGAAATCCTCCCCTCTGGAGAGCGGCAGCAGGCAAACCAGAAGCGGATCACTACCCCTTACATGACTAAATATGAGCGAGCCAGAGTCCTGGGCACTCGTGCCCTCCAGATAGC GATGTGTGCCCCTGTGATGGTGGAGCTGGAAGGAGAGACAGACCCCTTGCTGATAGCCATGAAGGAGCTCAA AGCACGCAAGATCCCCATAATCATCCGTCGTTACCTGCCAGATGGGAGCTATGAAGACTGGGGTGTGGATGAGTTAATTATCACAGACTGA
- the SOX10 gene encoding transcription factor SOX-10, translated as MADDQDLSEVEMSPVGSEDHHCLSPGPSMVADNSPHLTSSGNGEMGKVKKEQQDSEADDDKFPVCIREAVSQVLSGYDWTLVPMPVRVNGSNKSKPHVKRPMNAFMVWAQAARRKLADQYPHLHNAELSKTLGKLWRLLNESDKRPFIEEAERLRMQHKKDHPDYKYQPRRRKNGKATQGEGEGQVEGEAGGAAAIQAHYKNTHLDHRHPGEGSPMSDGHPEHSSGQSHGPPTPPTTPKTELQAGKADSKREGRSLGEGGKPHIDFGNVDIGEISHEVMSNMETFDVNEFDQYLPPNGHAGHPGHVGGYAAAASYGLGSALAAASGHSAWISKQHGVSLSTATSSVVDSKAQVKTEGSAPGGHYTDQPSTSQIAYTSLSLPHYGSAFPSISRPQFDYPDHQPSGPYYSHSTQASGLYSAFSYMGPSQRPLYTAISDPAPSVPQSHSPTHWEQPVYTTLSRP; from the exons ATGGCTGATGACCAAGACCTTTCGGAAGTGGAGATGAGCCCAGTGGGCTCTGAAGACCATCACTGCCTCTCGCCAGGACCCTCCATGGTGGCGGACAACTCCCCGCACCTCACCAGCTCCGGGAATGGGGAGATGGGGAAGGTCAAGAAGGAACAGCAAGACTCGGAGGCAGACGACGACAAGTTCCCGGTGTGCATCCGCGAGGCTGTCAGCCAGGTGCTGAGCGGCTATGACTGGACACTGGTACCCATGCCTGTCCGGGTCAATGGAAGTAACAAGAGCAAACCCCACGTCAAGCGACCCATGAATGCCTTCATGGtctgggcacaggctgcccggaggAAACTGGCTGACCAGTACCCACACCTCCACAATGCTGAGCTCAGTAAGACCTTGGGGAAGCTCTGGAG GCTGTTGAATGAAAGTGACAAACGGCCCTTTATTGAAGAGGCAGAGCGGCTGAGGATGCAGCACAAGAAGGACCATCCTGATTATAAGTACCAGCCCCGCCGGCGGAAAAATGGCAAGGCCACACAGGGTGAGGGTGAAGGTCAGGTGGAGGGGGAGGCTGGCGGGGCTGCTGCCATCCAGGCCCACTACAAGAACACCCACCTGGACCACAGGCATCCTGGTGAAGGGTCGCCCATGTCGGATGGTCATCCAGAACACTCCTCAG GTCAGAGCCACGGGCCCCCCACACCTCCTACCACCCCTAAGACcgagctgcaggcaggcaaagcCGACTCCAAACGAGAAGGGCGTtccctgggggaagggggaaagccACACATTGACTTTGGCAATGTGGACATCGGGGAGATCAGCCATGAAGTGATGTCCAACATGGAGACCTTTGATGTCAATGAATTTGACCAATACCTGCCGCCCAACGGACACGCCGGCCACCCAGGCCATGTTGGGGGCTACGCGGCAGCTGCCAGCTACGGCCTCGGGAGCGCCCTGGCCGCAGCCAGCGGACACTCTGCCTGGATCTCCAAGCAGCATGGAGTCTCCTTGTCCACTGCCACCTCATCAGTGGTGGACTCCAAGGCCCAGGTGAAAACGGAGGGGTCTGCCCCTGGAGGTCATTACACTGACCAGCCCTCCACCTCCCAGATAGCTTACACATCCCTGAGTCTGCCCCATTACGGTTCGGCCTTCCCCTCCATCTCCAGGCCACAGTTTGACTACCCAGACCACCAGCCCTCGGGACCCTACTACAGCCATTCCACCCAAGCCTCTGGCCTCTACTCTGCCTTTTCCTATATGGGACCTTCCCAGCGTCCCCTTTACACTGCCATCTCTGACCCTGCACCCTCTGTGCCACAGTCCCATAGTCCCACACATTGGGAACAGCCCGTGTACACGACTCTCTCCAGACCGTAG